One segment of Paenibacillus sp. FSL R7-0337 DNA contains the following:
- a CDS encoding histidine kinase codes for MYARWMRRLIEPFRRSIRNKLMLTMIVLAVAPIIAITALAAENNRRSMEEEVISTTLSNMKWTGIHLGSQFAQLNNLIYTVLISPHLSDYLANAEEQTLSSQFTSQRNIIDTLTNLFYSAGNHVIGVELYLKDYNKLFTIHASSSDIASLQAVPPAYKLLFDQNRDFTVTTDRKDPGRFELIRSINRFENQEKLGAVALQIRWGMLDQTLNLLRRGAEDTVIIASADGQILYQPSGIAPSPVILSRVAGTGEAQGYFRADHEYVFYSTIDPVGLKLITVLPTSFINESAMNTMKFGLIVGAISVAVAVLLAVLLAWRLATPIVRLARSVQGFGMMKERGPRPSYRVDEIGLLEMKLDQMAHRIREHIKNEYMITLEKKSAELKALQAQINPHFLQNTLQMIGSMLFMNSPSDSYGVLRSLSDMFRYIIREPDDLAPLRAELKHLSDYMLIQQQRFAARLSYNLEVDEASLTSLIPKLSLQPIVENAFFHGLEPKEGAWELKVEVTCREGDTVIHIIDNGIGIEADRLAGLRRSLEGRDSSRTSGERIGLGNVAARTRMHFGSRYGLELSSRHGQGTIVTLTIPQERNEMKHDQGAGGG; via the coding sequence ATGTATGCCCGATGGATGAGAAGGCTCATTGAACCCTTCCGGCGGAGTATCCGCAATAAACTGATGCTGACGATGATTGTGCTGGCCGTAGCACCGATTATTGCAATTACAGCGCTAGCCGCAGAGAATAACCGCCGTTCGATGGAGGAAGAGGTAATCAGCACCACGCTCTCCAACATGAAATGGACGGGCATCCATCTCGGCAGCCAGTTCGCCCAATTGAACAATCTGATCTACACCGTGCTGATCAGTCCGCATCTCAGCGATTATCTCGCGAATGCTGAAGAACAGACTCTCTCCAGCCAGTTCACCTCCCAGCGGAACATTATAGATACATTGACCAATCTGTTCTATTCTGCCGGTAACCATGTGATTGGAGTCGAGTTGTATCTGAAGGACTATAACAAGCTATTCACGATTCATGCCTCCTCAAGTGATATTGCATCACTGCAAGCAGTTCCGCCGGCCTATAAGCTGCTGTTCGACCAGAACCGGGACTTCACGGTTACAACCGACCGTAAGGACCCGGGCAGATTCGAACTGATCCGCAGCATCAACCGGTTCGAGAATCAGGAGAAGCTGGGGGCGGTTGCACTCCAGATCCGCTGGGGAATGCTGGACCAGACACTGAATTTGCTTAGAAGGGGAGCCGAAGACACAGTTATAATAGCGAGTGCTGACGGGCAGATATTGTACCAGCCCTCAGGCATAGCACCTTCGCCAGTCATCTTAAGCAGGGTCGCCGGGACCGGGGAGGCCCAAGGCTATTTTCGCGCAGACCATGAGTATGTATTCTACAGCACTATTGATCCGGTAGGCCTGAAGCTGATCACCGTCCTCCCCACTAGCTTCATCAACGAAAGTGCTATGAACACCATGAAGTTTGGTCTGATTGTGGGCGCTATTTCGGTGGCGGTAGCCGTTCTACTAGCTGTTCTGCTGGCCTGGCGTCTGGCTACGCCGATCGTACGTCTGGCCCGTTCGGTCCAGGGCTTCGGCATGATGAAGGAGCGGGGGCCGCGGCCCAGTTACCGGGTGGATGAAATCGGCCTGCTTGAGATGAAGCTGGATCAGATGGCCCACCGTATCCGTGAGCATATTAAGAACGAATACATGATTACCTTGGAGAAAAAGAGTGCCGAGCTGAAGGCGCTGCAGGCGCAGATCAACCCGCATTTCCTGCAAAATACACTGCAGATGATCGGTAGCATGCTGTTTATGAACAGTCCCTCAGATAGCTACGGAGTGCTTAGATCCCTCAGTGATATGTTCCGTTATATTATCCGCGAGCCGGATGATCTGGCGCCGCTACGGGCTGAGCTTAAGCACCTTAGCGATTATATGCTGATCCAGCAGCAACGGTTCGCTGCCCGCCTCAGCTACAATCTTGAGGTCGACGAGGCTTCCCTAACCAGTCTGATTCCCAAGCTGAGCCTGCAGCCGATTGTAGAGAATGCTTTCTTCCATGGCCTTGAGCCGAAGGAAGGAGCCTGGGAGCTGAAGGTGGAGGTGACCTGCCGGGAGGGTGATACGGTGATCCACATCATTGACAATGGGATCGGGATCGAAGCAGACCGGCTGGCCGGACTGCGGAGAAGTCTGGAGGGTCGAGACAGCTCCCGGACCTCGGGGGAGCGGATCGGGCTTGGCAATGTGGCTGCGAGGACACGGATGCATTTCGGCAGCAGATACGGACTTGAGTTATCCAGCCGGCATGGGCAGGGCACTATTGTAACTTTAACTATCCCGCAGGAGAGGAATGAGATGAAGCATGATCAAGGTGCTGGTGGTGGATGA
- a CDS encoding response regulator, with the protein MIKVLVVDDEGWNRELIKTFGEWQSYGMEIVGEAEGGNEALRLAGTLEPDIVITDMRMPGTDGVMLMNALHREYPDIKIIVISGYDDFKYAQSALRNGAVDYLLKPVDPRELNAVLDKCRMELMEIRAEQERYTLDIDITWSLSNHKQLMKVHFNELNVDSVNSVLGNVTEELKLGGIQSPGMLRQAASEMLLLLKELLRGNGLEDAHLKTEIPNAVLATPESLECWLRELYGGSLEQLIGQRRFKNKLNLEDVRQYICGHYAEAVTLEGLSRVFFVSKEYLSKVFKHEYGINVTDFILQLRMDKAKQWLEGGNIPIKTVAELAGYEDVGYFYRVFKKYFGIAPGEMRKQSEGLKMSNAEG; encoded by the coding sequence ATGATCAAGGTGCTGGTGGTGGATGATGAGGGCTGGAACCGTGAACTGATCAAGACTTTCGGGGAGTGGCAGTCCTATGGAATGGAGATCGTCGGCGAAGCAGAAGGGGGGAATGAAGCCCTCCGCCTTGCCGGGACTCTTGAGCCGGATATTGTAATCACGGATATGCGTATGCCCGGCACAGACGGGGTCATGCTGATGAATGCGCTGCATAGAGAGTACCCGGATATTAAGATCATCGTGATCAGCGGCTACGATGATTTCAAATATGCCCAGAGTGCACTGCGGAACGGTGCAGTAGATTACTTACTGAAGCCTGTCGATCCCAGGGAACTGAACGCTGTGCTGGATAAATGCCGCATGGAACTGATGGAGATCCGTGCAGAACAGGAGCGGTATACGCTGGATATTGATATCACCTGGTCTCTCTCCAACCATAAGCAGCTGATGAAGGTTCACTTCAATGAACTTAATGTAGACAGTGTTAATTCAGTACTGGGCAATGTTACAGAGGAGCTGAAGCTGGGCGGTATTCAGAGCCCGGGGATGCTGCGGCAGGCCGCCAGTGAAATGCTGCTTCTGCTGAAGGAACTGCTGCGCGGAAACGGACTGGAGGATGCACATCTGAAGACGGAGATTCCGAATGCGGTACTGGCTACACCTGAGAGTCTGGAGTGCTGGCTAAGGGAGCTGTACGGGGGAAGTCTGGAACAGCTGATCGGGCAGCGCCGGTTCAAGAACAAGCTCAACCTTGAGGATGTCCGGCAGTACATCTGCGGGCATTATGCAGAGGCAGTAACCCTGGAGGGGCTCTCCAGAGTGTTTTTTGTCAGCAAAGAATATTTAAGCAAGGTGTTCAAGCATGAATACGGCATCAATGTTACGGATTTTATTCTTCAGCTGCGGATGGACAAAGCGAAGCAGTGGCTGGAAGGCGGGAATATTCCGATCAAGACGGTGGCAGAGCTTGCCGGATACGAGGATGTCGGCTACTTCTACAGAGTGTTCAAGAAGTATTTCGGTATAGCTCCCGGTGAAATGAGAAAGCAGTCCGAAGGTTTAAAAATGTCCAATGCTGAAGGGTAA
- a CDS encoding extracellular solute-binding protein, producing MGTMGKGMLVTLLAAALLAGCGSSNTGSAVNTAGEESGSGNGNAKSVTLKMFIAQPRFKEHYDNYIAEFVKKEKADKNIDVTVQLEMPTADNASQILKTRLASNDAPDIFALHAVNEIPSYYKAGYLEDLSSQPFAAKLLDSVKPSVTTADGKIVALPLETLSWGYLYNKKIFSEQGLTPPATLTEMKTVIGKLKDKQITPFVLSYKESWIPQLVLPLAVGGMVKTQDPDFVDKMNKDEGSFTEMKPAIFDIFDLINANGTDKATEVGGDDGAAAFAAGKGAMWLMGPWYAETILKSNPDLDFGVAPLPVSDDPAATLINLSASTSLALSPTSKNKEVALDFLNYVLDDQASNGLFQALKFNPVATVHTYESYPWITEATTYVKAGKSVQDPAIPQSVKDEVGKGLQAYYAGQVSQDDVLKALDKAWKSFNKVNK from the coding sequence ATGGGGACAATGGGCAAAGGAATGCTGGTTACGTTGCTGGCAGCTGCACTGCTTGCAGGCTGCGGCAGCAGCAACACTGGAAGTGCGGTCAATACGGCCGGAGAAGAATCAGGGAGCGGTAACGGGAATGCCAAGAGTGTCACGCTGAAGATGTTCATCGCACAGCCGCGCTTCAAGGAGCATTATGACAACTATATTGCAGAATTCGTGAAGAAAGAGAAGGCGGACAAGAATATAGATGTTACCGTACAACTGGAAATGCCAACAGCCGACAATGCCTCCCAGATCCTGAAGACACGGCTTGCTTCTAATGATGCACCAGATATCTTCGCCCTTCATGCCGTCAATGAAATCCCTTCCTACTATAAAGCCGGATATTTGGAGGACTTATCCAGCCAGCCTTTTGCCGCCAAGCTGCTGGACAGCGTTAAGCCTTCAGTGACGACTGCCGACGGCAAGATTGTGGCGCTTCCGCTTGAGACGCTCTCCTGGGGCTACTTGTACAACAAGAAGATCTTCAGCGAGCAGGGACTGACTCCGCCAGCCACACTGACTGAGATGAAGACCGTGATCGGTAAGCTGAAGGATAAGCAGATTACGCCGTTTGTCCTCTCCTACAAAGAATCCTGGATTCCGCAGTTGGTGCTTCCGCTGGCCGTAGGTGGAATGGTGAAGACTCAAGATCCTGATTTTGTAGACAAGATGAACAAGGATGAAGGGTCATTCACAGAGATGAAGCCGGCCATCTTCGATATCTTTGATCTGATTAATGCGAATGGTACAGACAAAGCTACTGAGGTAGGCGGCGATGACGGTGCGGCAGCCTTTGCGGCAGGCAAGGGAGCCATGTGGCTTATGGGGCCGTGGTATGCCGAGACGATTCTCAAATCGAACCCGGATCTGGACTTCGGCGTTGCTCCGCTTCCGGTCAGTGATGATCCGGCTGCAACTCTGATTAACTTGAGCGCCTCCACCTCGCTGGCTTTATCGCCAACCAGCAAGAACAAGGAGGTAGCACTTGATTTCCTGAACTATGTGCTGGATGATCAGGCTTCGAACGGCCTGTTCCAAGCGCTGAAATTCAATCCGGTTGCCACGGTTCACACCTATGAGAGCTATCCTTGGATTACAGAAGCTACTACTTACGTCAAAGCAGGCAAATCCGTACAGGACCCGGCTATCCCGCAATCCGTGAAGGATGAAGTGGGCAAGGGGCTGCAGGCCTATTATGCCGGTCAAGTGTCGCAGGATGATGTCCTGAAGGCACTTGACAAGGCCTGGAAATCCTTCAACAAGGTGAATAAATAA
- a CDS encoding sugar ABC transporter permease produces the protein MPVKSYKNIASLLAFVAPALIIYSIFLLIPTIGGMYYSLTDWNGLNANYSFIGLGNFIEVLREDPDFINALLFTLKYVLFMIVLQNVLALVLAVLIETKTRSKGLFRTIFFMPNMISTIISAFMWTFVFSQVLPQLAEKTALAFLDQLWIGNPKVSFYSIIIVSLWNGVGYMMIIYLAALQGVPQSLKEAAVIDGASPFQTFRKVTLPMITHAVTICLFLTLNGAFKVFEVVYGLTGGGPGRSTQVITMNIYEEAFSNNFRYGYASAKSVILFIIILLFTFIQISVMKRKEVEA, from the coding sequence GTGCCGGTCAAGAGCTATAAAAATATAGCTTCACTGCTTGCTTTCGTCGCACCCGCATTGATCATTTATTCAATATTTCTGCTGATTCCTACCATCGGAGGCATGTATTACAGCTTAACCGACTGGAACGGTCTGAACGCCAATTATTCGTTTATCGGACTCGGTAATTTCATTGAGGTGCTGCGGGAGGACCCCGACTTTATAAATGCGCTGCTGTTCACACTGAAATATGTGTTGTTCATGATTGTTTTGCAGAATGTTCTCGCGCTTGTGCTGGCAGTATTAATTGAGACGAAGACGCGCAGCAAAGGCTTATTCCGGACGATCTTCTTCATGCCGAATATGATCAGCACCATCATCAGCGCGTTCATGTGGACCTTCGTATTCTCGCAGGTGCTGCCGCAGCTGGCGGAGAAGACCGCTTTGGCGTTTCTGGACCAGCTATGGATCGGGAATCCGAAAGTCTCTTTTTATTCGATCATTATCGTATCGCTGTGGAATGGTGTCGGCTATATGATGATTATATATCTGGCCGCGTTGCAGGGGGTGCCGCAGAGTCTGAAGGAAGCTGCCGTGATCGACGGGGCAAGCCCCTTCCAGACCTTCCGCAAGGTCACGCTGCCTATGATTACCCATGCCGTGACCATCTGCCTGTTCCTGACGCTGAATGGGGCATTCAAAGTGTTCGAGGTGGTCTATGGACTCACCGGCGGCGGTCCCGGACGCAGTACCCAAGTCATTACAATGAATATTTATGAGGAAGCCTTCTCTAACAACTTCAGGTATGGGTACGCGAGTGCCAAATCAGTGATTCTGTTCATCATCATTCTGCTGTTCACCTTCATTCAAATCAGTGTTATGAAAAGAAAAGAGGTGGAGGCATGA
- a CDS encoding carbohydrate ABC transporter permease, whose product MRLRKGSSFCITLFLCAGALISFFPIYLAVINSVKTQGEMFSSFVALPTKLHFENYSQAFAKIHLLNSTLNSVIVSVLGIAGIICCAALAGYKLSRTSGRLSAAIFSLFIASMLVPFHSIMIPLTRMAKALHVSGSTYGLAVIYIGLGVNMAVFLYHGFVKSIPRELEEAARIDGCGEFQTFWRIIFPLLVPITVTIAILDFLWIWNDFLLPLLMLTDTTKYTLILSTNTLFGEYNKEWPLILAALVLTALPVIVIYGFFQKFIMHGIAEGAIKG is encoded by the coding sequence ATGAGGCTGAGGAAAGGCAGCTCCTTCTGTATCACCTTGTTCCTCTGCGCAGGTGCGCTGATCTCCTTTTTCCCGATTTATCTGGCAGTTATTAATTCTGTGAAGACCCAGGGAGAGATGTTTAGCTCGTTCGTGGCCCTGCCGACCAAGCTGCATTTCGAGAATTACAGCCAGGCTTTTGCCAAAATCCATCTGTTGAACAGCACGCTTAATTCAGTAATTGTATCGGTGCTCGGAATTGCAGGCATTATCTGCTGTGCAGCCTTGGCCGGCTATAAGCTGTCCCGGACCTCCGGCAGACTGAGCGCCGCTATCTTCTCTCTGTTCATCGCTTCCATGCTCGTCCCGTTTCACTCGATCATGATTCCTCTGACCCGCATGGCCAAAGCACTGCATGTCAGCGGCAGCACTTACGGGCTGGCGGTCATCTATATCGGGCTTGGCGTAAATATGGCCGTGTTCCTGTATCACGGGTTTGTCAAATCCATTCCCCGTGAACTGGAGGAGGCTGCGCGCATTGACGGGTGCGGAGAGTTCCAGACGTTCTGGCGGATTATATTTCCGCTGCTGGTTCCGATCACGGTGACTATTGCGATTCTCGACTTCCTGTGGATCTGGAATGATTTCCTGTTGCCTCTGCTTATGCTGACGGATACTACCAAATATACACTGATTCTGTCGACCAACACCTTGTTCGGGGAATATAACAAAGAATGGCCGCTAATCCTGGCAGCACTCGTATTAACCGCGCTCCCTGTCATTGTGATTTATGGGTTCTTTCAGAAGTTTATTATGCATGGAATTGCCGAGGGGGCCATTAAGGGCTAA
- a CDS encoding multidrug efflux SMR transporter: MKKNTKSWIMIAGAACFEVIWVIGLKHASAPWEWAVTVAAILISFYALIWASGRLPVGMVYAVFVGLGTAGTVLAGGVLFGEPLRPLKLLLIGLLLAGVVGLKLVTPAQAEPEQAKEMN; the protein is encoded by the coding sequence ATGAAGAAGAACACTAAGAGCTGGATCATGATTGCAGGCGCTGCCTGCTTTGAAGTGATATGGGTCATCGGGCTGAAGCATGCCTCCGCTCCATGGGAATGGGCGGTTACGGTAGCGGCTATCCTGATCAGCTTCTACGCCCTTATTTGGGCTAGCGGCAGGCTGCCGGTAGGGATGGTCTATGCTGTATTTGTCGGACTTGGAACAGCGGGTACCGTTCTGGCAGGTGGAGTCCTGTTCGGTGAACCGCTGCGGCCGCTGAAGCTGCTGCTGATCGGCCTGCTGCTGGCGGGCGTTGTCGGCTTGAAGCTGGTTACCCCGGCTCAGGCTGAACCTGAACAGGCAAAGGAGATGAATTGA